Proteins encoded within one genomic window of Streptomyces sp. NBC_00523:
- a CDS encoding class I SAM-dependent methyltransferase yields MQIVRGKKLEKAAEGEFERLVQESSRVVVDVGTGDARASYRIAKENPDWLVVGVDPAWQRMTQTSIRSRRKPAKGGVPNLLLVNAAIENAPEELRGAADELLVLMPWGKLLHGLVRGDEDIWSGLRTVAKPNAPLTATVGTSIWREPVPRDIQGLPELTPSYVEEVLGEKALAAGWKVTGFQLTKAEDAAAVSSSWARRLDSDSTEVIATLTAVTAGPEE; encoded by the coding sequence ATGCAGATCGTGCGGGGCAAGAAGCTCGAAAAGGCCGCCGAGGGTGAATTCGAGCGGCTGGTCCAGGAGAGTTCCCGGGTCGTCGTCGATGTCGGTACGGGGGACGCCCGGGCGTCCTATCGCATCGCCAAGGAGAATCCGGACTGGCTGGTCGTGGGCGTGGACCCGGCCTGGCAGCGGATGACGCAGACGAGCATTCGCAGCCGCCGCAAACCCGCCAAGGGCGGCGTACCCAATCTGCTGCTCGTGAACGCGGCGATCGAGAATGCCCCGGAGGAGCTGCGGGGGGCCGCCGATGAATTGCTGGTCCTGATGCCGTGGGGGAAATTGCTCCACGGTCTCGTGCGGGGCGACGAGGACATCTGGAGCGGCCTTCGTACGGTCGCCAAGCCGAATGCGCCGCTCACGGCCACGGTCGGCACCAGCATTTGGCGGGAGCCCGTGCCGCGGGACATCCAGGGCCTCCCGGAGCTGACCCCTTCGTACGTCGAAGAGGTGCTCGGCGAAAAGGCGCTCGCCGCCGGCTGGAAGGTCACCGGTTTCCAGCTCACGAAGGCCGAGGACGCCGCCGCCGTCTCCTCGTCCTGGGCGCGCAGGCTGGACTCGGACAGCACCGAGGTCATCGCGACCCTGACGGCGGTCACGGCCGGACCGGAGGAGTGA
- a CDS encoding RNA polymerase sigma factor SigF, which yields MSEEQGSSKVLTLEKSEPAPVALTSSPEAIDTRTLSRSLFLRLAALGPAPGPGGTDSPERAYVRDTLIELNLPLVRYAAARFRSRNEPMEDIVQVGTIGLIKAIDRFDCERGVEFPTFAMPTVVGEIKRFFRDTSWSVRVPRRLQELRLALTRTSDELAQKLDRSPTVPELARALGVSEEEVVDGLAVGNAYTASSLDSPAPEDDGGEGSLADRLGYEDTALEGVEYRESLKPLLAKLPPRERQIIMLRFFANMTQSQIGEEVGISQMHVSRLLTRTLAQLREGLIAD from the coding sequence ATGTCCGAAGAACAGGGCAGCTCGAAGGTGCTCACGCTCGAAAAGAGCGAGCCTGCACCCGTTGCGCTCACCAGCTCGCCGGAAGCCATCGACACCCGCACGCTCTCCCGCTCCCTGTTCCTGCGGCTCGCCGCGCTGGGCCCCGCCCCGGGTCCCGGTGGGACCGACAGCCCGGAGCGTGCCTATGTGCGGGACACACTCATCGAGCTCAACCTGCCCCTCGTGCGGTACGCGGCGGCGCGGTTCCGGAGCCGTAACGAACCGATGGAGGACATCGTCCAGGTCGGCACCATCGGCCTGATCAAGGCGATCGACCGCTTCGACTGCGAACGGGGCGTGGAGTTCCCGACGTTCGCGATGCCGACCGTCGTGGGCGAGATCAAGCGCTTCTTCCGCGACACCTCGTGGTCGGTGCGGGTGCCGCGCCGGCTCCAGGAGCTCCGGCTCGCCCTCACCCGGACCAGCGACGAGCTCGCGCAGAAGCTCGACCGCTCGCCGACCGTGCCGGAGCTGGCCCGGGCGCTCGGGGTCTCCGAGGAGGAGGTGGTCGACGGTCTGGCCGTGGGCAACGCCTACACGGCCTCGTCGCTGGACTCGCCCGCCCCCGAGGACGACGGCGGCGAGGGCTCGCTGGCCGACCGGCTGGGTTACGAGGACACGGCGCTGGAAGGCGTCGAGTACCGCGAATCGCTCAAGCCGCTGCTGGCCAAGCTCCCGCCGCGCGAGCGCCAGATCATCATGCTGCGGTTCTTCGCCAACATGACCCAGTCGCAGATCGGCGAGGAGGTGGGCATCTCGCAGATGCACGTCTCCCGTCTGCTGACGCGTACGCTCGCCCAGCTCAGGGAAGGGCTCATCGCGGACTGA
- a CDS encoding MarR family winged helix-turn-helix transcriptional regulator encodes MAARSQYEELARQLSAIGAVKRGLARILPAECPGGSAAVLTLLSRHGEMRISRLAELLAVDMSVTSRHVAHVAERGWIERFPDPADKRSRILRLTPAGEGVLEDLYRRSTEMFACHLQDWSDDEVGQLNTLLARLRDSFSCRGTGGCAPGKHSGDCRSRRADSHDGSYTRTPA; translated from the coding sequence GTGGCCGCACGGAGTCAGTACGAAGAACTGGCCCGGCAGCTGAGCGCCATCGGAGCCGTCAAACGAGGTCTCGCCCGCATCCTGCCCGCCGAGTGCCCCGGTGGATCCGCCGCCGTGCTGACTCTGCTGAGCCGGCACGGGGAGATGCGGATCAGCCGGCTGGCCGAGCTCCTCGCGGTCGACATGTCGGTGACCAGCCGGCACGTCGCCCACGTGGCGGAACGGGGCTGGATCGAACGGTTCCCGGACCCGGCGGACAAGCGCTCCCGCATCCTGCGGCTGACCCCCGCGGGCGAAGGGGTGCTGGAGGACCTCTACCGCCGGTCGACCGAGATGTTCGCCTGCCATCTTCAGGATTGGTCCGACGACGAGGTCGGACAGCTCAACACGTTGCTGGCCCGGCTGCGCGACAGCTTCTCCTGTCGCGGCACCGGAGGGTGCGCCCCCGGAAAGCACAGCGGCGACTGCCGCTCGCGCCGGGCCGACAGCCACGACGGCTCGTACACCCGTACACCCGCGTAA
- a CDS encoding MFS transporter, giving the protein MATTTPTGVRGGHAKHGGHDASDGTPMSHRQIMEALAGLLLGMFVAILSSTVVSNALPEIISDLGGGQSAYTWVVTASLLAMTATTPLWGKLSDLFSKKLLVQIALIIYVAGSVVAGLSTSSGMLIACRVVQGIGVGGLSALAQIVMAAMIAPRERGRYSGYIGAVFAVATVGGPLLGGVITDTSWMGWRWCFYVGVPFAVIALIVLQKTLKLPVVKREVKVDWTGAFFISAAVSLLLLWVTFAGDKYDWMSWQTGVMLAGSVVLALLFVFTESRASEPIIPLRLFRNRTITLASLASLFVGVAMFAGTVFFSQYFQLARDKSPTMSGVMTIPMIGGLFLSSTISGQVITRTGRWKAWLVSGGFLVTAGLGLLGTIRYDTTYWHIAIFMFVMGLGIGMMMQNLVLATQNQVDPKDLGSASSVVTFFRSLGGAIGVSALGAVMANRVTHYVKDGLADLGPQGAALGHGGTGGGGIPDLDKLPAPFRTVMEAAYGHGVGDVFLYAAPAALLAFLITLFIKEVALKSRAGNDAPAQADAPAEAPADTVTEAVAEGAAGVTAVDTTEVAPADEAEAPVDFGKGGTPVRGVVRGAEGAPVARAAVTLISLGGRQLGIAAAQADGSYALAAPGAGSYVLIASADGFQPQASTVVVGDEPLAYDILLAGTSGLAGTVRAAETGTPVADAMVIVTDVRGDVLATGKSAETGDFAFGELVPGAVTVAVNAAGFRPLALPVEIGGQGVTRADVALRAGALVQGVVRAGASRRPLPDARVTLVDAAGNVIANSTTGEDGAYAFADLDAGEYTVIATGYPPVAGALTVAGHGVDGHDIELVHPGE; this is encoded by the coding sequence ATGGCTACGACCACACCAACCGGTGTGCGGGGCGGCCACGCCAAGCACGGGGGCCACGACGCCTCCGACGGCACGCCGATGTCACACCGGCAGATCATGGAGGCACTTGCCGGGCTGCTGCTCGGCATGTTCGTCGCGATACTGTCGTCCACCGTCGTCTCCAACGCCCTGCCGGAGATCATCTCCGACCTGGGCGGCGGGCAGAGCGCCTACACCTGGGTCGTCACCGCCTCGCTGCTGGCGATGACCGCGACCACCCCCCTGTGGGGCAAGCTCTCCGACCTGTTCAGCAAGAAGCTGCTGGTCCAGATAGCCCTGATCATCTATGTCGCGGGTTCGGTCGTCGCCGGGCTCTCGACCAGCTCGGGCATGCTGATCGCCTGCCGTGTGGTGCAGGGCATCGGCGTCGGCGGTCTGTCCGCCCTCGCCCAGATCGTCATGGCCGCCATGATCGCCCCGCGCGAGCGCGGCCGTTACAGCGGCTACATCGGCGCGGTCTTCGCCGTCGCCACCGTCGGCGGCCCGCTGCTCGGCGGCGTCATCACCGACACCAGCTGGATGGGCTGGCGCTGGTGCTTCTACGTGGGTGTGCCGTTCGCGGTCATCGCTCTGATCGTGCTCCAGAAGACCCTGAAGCTCCCGGTCGTCAAGCGCGAGGTCAAGGTCGACTGGACCGGCGCCTTCTTCATCAGCGCCGCCGTCTCGCTGCTGCTCCTCTGGGTGACCTTCGCGGGCGACAAGTACGACTGGATGTCCTGGCAGACCGGCGTGATGCTCGCGGGCTCCGTGGTCCTCGCGCTGCTCTTCGTCTTCACCGAGTCCCGCGCCAGCGAGCCGATCATCCCGCTGCGGCTCTTCCGCAACCGGACCATCACGCTCGCCTCGCTCGCCTCGCTGTTCGTCGGTGTCGCGATGTTCGCGGGCACCGTCTTCTTCAGCCAGTACTTCCAGCTGGCGCGCGACAAGTCGCCGACGATGTCCGGTGTCATGACGATCCCGATGATCGGCGGGCTGTTCCTCTCCTCGACCATCTCCGGCCAGGTCATCACCCGCACCGGGCGCTGGAAGGCCTGGCTGGTCAGCGGTGGCTTCCTGGTCACCGCCGGTCTCGGCCTCCTCGGCACGATCCGCTACGACACGACGTACTGGCACATCGCGATCTTCATGTTCGTGATGGGTCTCGGCATCGGCATGATGATGCAGAACCTGGTGCTCGCCACGCAGAACCAGGTGGACCCGAAGGACCTCGGTTCGGCCAGCTCCGTCGTCACCTTCTTCCGTTCCCTCGGTGGTGCGATCGGCGTCTCGGCGCTGGGCGCCGTCATGGCGAACCGCGTCACCCATTACGTGAAGGACGGCCTGGCGGACCTCGGCCCGCAGGGTGCGGCCCTGGGCCACGGCGGCACCGGCGGCGGGGGCATCCCCGACCTGGACAAGCTGCCCGCCCCGTTCCGTACGGTCATGGAGGCCGCCTACGGTCACGGCGTCGGTGACGTCTTCCTGTACGCCGCTCCGGCCGCGCTGCTCGCCTTCCTGATCACGCTGTTCATCAAGGAGGTCGCGCTCAAGTCCCGGGCCGGCAACGACGCCCCGGCGCAGGCCGACGCGCCCGCCGAGGCCCCCGCCGACACCGTCACCGAGGCGGTCGCCGAGGGCGCCGCCGGAGTCACCGCCGTCGACACCACCGAGGTGGCTCCCGCCGACGAGGCCGAGGCCCCCGTGGACTTCGGCAAGGGCGGCACCCCCGTCCGCGGTGTGGTCCGGGGCGCCGAGGGCGCGCCCGTGGCCCGGGCGGCCGTCACGCTGATCTCGCTCGGCGGCCGGCAGCTGGGCATCGCCGCGGCGCAGGCCGACGGGAGCTACGCGCTGGCCGCCCCGGGCGCCGGTTCGTACGTCCTGATCGCGTCCGCCGACGGATTCCAGCCGCAGGCGTCCACCGTGGTCGTCGGCGACGAGCCGCTGGCGTACGACATCCTCCTCGCGGGGACGAGCGGCCTGGCCGGCACCGTGCGTGCCGCCGAGACCGGTACCCCGGTCGCGGACGCCATGGTCATCGTGACCGATGTCCGCGGCGACGTCCTGGCCACCGGCAAGTCCGCCGAGACGGGCGACTTCGCCTTCGGCGAGCTCGTCCCCGGCGCGGTGACCGTCGCGGTCAACGCGGCCGGCTTCCGCCCGCTGGCCCTGCCGGTCGAGATCGGCGGCCAGGGGGTCACCCGGGCCGACGTCGCGCTCCGGGCCGGTGCGCTGGTCCAGGGAGTCGTGCGGGCCGGTGCGAGCCGCCGCCCGCTGCCCGACGCCCGGGTCACGCTGGTCGACGCGGCCGGCAACGTGATCGCCAACTCGACCACCGGGGAGGACGGGGCGTACGCCTTCGCCGACCTGGACGCGGGCGAGTACACGGTCATCGCGACCGGCTACCCGCCGGTGGCCGGTGCCCTGACGGTGGCCGGTCACGGGGTCGACGGCCACGACATCG
- a CDS encoding DUF371 domain-containing protein codes for MKIHARGHGHVRATHAKTLEFTGEREITPRATCVVGVDAAFDQEGLALLRGPVAVRLAAGPHVATGTAVVNPHHEVTDRLVLRRSDHASPDTFAFRSTLVASDLDPDFVAALGDPATEVTLTLTESGPRRPLVLVHRRGLPEPEGRPGLLWRAADASVDLDGARVPDEARAALADGGVLAASVSGALEGVSQAARAWLADAAAQGARFEVTGDATGTVPALLAAGLPVAPVVHLGRTDRRALAAAPQAELLRTAPAPVVFRAPAADLAVLAEVLAGSAEDRRIAVPDGHADLGHGVRWLPLSEAAGAVGGEEEGVFVLAPPERAAWNVDLRPLVPLLVEQGVTARTLSTVLRPFGISRRDLYDALGDAQGSREKK; via the coding sequence ATGAAGATCCACGCCCGGGGCCACGGACACGTCCGCGCGACCCACGCCAAGACGCTGGAGTTCACCGGCGAGCGGGAGATCACGCCCCGGGCGACCTGCGTCGTGGGGGTGGACGCCGCCTTCGACCAGGAGGGTCTGGCCCTTCTGCGCGGCCCCGTCGCCGTCCGCCTCGCGGCCGGGCCGCACGTCGCGACCGGCACCGCCGTCGTCAACCCGCACCACGAGGTGACCGACCGCCTGGTGCTCCGGCGCAGCGACCACGCCTCACCGGACACCTTCGCCTTCCGCAGCACACTGGTGGCGAGCGACCTCGACCCGGACTTCGTGGCCGCGCTGGGAGACCCGGCGACCGAGGTGACCCTGACGCTCACCGAGTCCGGGCCGCGCCGGCCGCTGGTGCTCGTCCACCGCCGCGGCCTGCCGGAACCGGAGGGGCGCCCGGGGCTGCTGTGGCGCGCGGCGGACGCCTCGGTGGACCTGGACGGGGCGCGCGTCCCGGACGAGGCGCGCGCGGCCCTCGCGGACGGCGGGGTTCTCGCCGCCTCCGTCTCCGGCGCGCTGGAGGGCGTCTCGCAGGCGGCCCGGGCGTGGCTGGCCGATGCGGCGGCTCAGGGGGCCCGGTTCGAGGTGACGGGCGACGCGACCGGGACCGTACCAGCGCTGCTCGCGGCGGGGCTGCCGGTCGCGCCGGTGGTCCACCTGGGCCGGACCGACCGCCGGGCGCTCGCCGCCGCGCCGCAGGCGGAGCTGCTGCGGACGGCACCGGCCCCCGTGGTGTTCCGGGCGCCCGCCGCCGATCTCGCCGTGCTCGCGGAGGTGCTGGCCGGGTCCGCCGAGGACCGCCGGATCGCCGTGCCGGACGGGCATGCCGATCTCGGGCACGGGGTGAGGTGGCTGCCGCTCTCCGAGGCGGCCGGGGCCGTCGGGGGCGAGGAGGAGGGCGTGTTCGTCCTGGCGCCTCCGGAGCGCGCCGCCTGGAACGTGGACCTGCGGCCCCTGGTCCCGCTGCTGGTGGAGCAGGGAGTCACCGCGCGCACCCTCAGCACGGTGCTCCGCCCGTTCGGGATCAGCCGGCGGGACCTGTACGACGCGTTGGGGGATGCGCAGGGCTCGCGCGAGAAGAAGTAG
- a CDS encoding RNA polymerase sigma factor SigF: MPASTAPQVPPQVHQAAPAAPPAGPSAQPPGQVQTTVHETPDETAAPARSRTADTRALTQVLFGQLKNLEPGTAEHDRVRTALIEANLPLVRYAAARFRSRNEPMEDVVQVGTIGLINAIDRFDPERGVQFPTFAMPTVVGEIKRYFRDNVRTVHVPRRLHELWVQVTGATEDLTTAHGRSPTTAEIAERLKISEDEVLACIEAGRSYHATSLEAAQEGDGLPGLLDRLGYEDPALAGVEHRDLVRHLLVQLPEREQRILLLRYYSNLTQSQISAELGVSQMHVSRLLARSFARLRSANRIEA, encoded by the coding sequence GTGCCGGCCAGTACAGCGCCTCAAGTGCCTCCCCAGGTCCACCAGGCGGCACCGGCCGCCCCGCCCGCCGGGCCGTCGGCCCAGCCGCCGGGCCAGGTGCAGACGACGGTCCACGAGACCCCCGATGAGACGGCCGCCCCCGCCCGGTCCCGGACCGCCGACACCAGGGCACTCACCCAGGTGCTCTTCGGGCAGCTCAAGAACCTGGAGCCGGGCACCGCGGAGCACGACCGGGTGCGCACCGCGCTGATCGAGGCCAACCTCCCGCTCGTGCGGTACGCCGCCGCGCGGTTCCGCAGCCGGAACGAGCCGATGGAGGACGTCGTCCAGGTCGGCACCATCGGGCTGATCAACGCGATCGACCGCTTCGACCCCGAACGCGGCGTCCAGTTCCCGACGTTCGCGATGCCCACCGTGGTCGGCGAGATCAAGCGGTACTTCCGGGACAACGTGCGCACCGTCCACGTCCCCCGCCGGCTGCACGAGCTCTGGGTGCAGGTCACCGGCGCCACCGAGGACCTGACGACCGCGCACGGCCGCTCGCCCACCACCGCGGAGATCGCCGAGCGGCTGAAGATCTCCGAGGACGAGGTGCTGGCCTGCATCGAGGCCGGGCGCTCGTACCACGCGACCTCGCTGGAGGCGGCCCAGGAGGGCGACGGGCTCCCCGGCCTCCTCGACCGGCTCGGCTACGAGGACCCGGCCCTCGCGGGCGTCGAGCACCGGGACCTGGTCCGGCACCTCCTCGTACAACTGCCCGAGCGGGAGCAGCGGATCCTGCTGCTGCGGTACTACAGCAACCTGACGCAGTCCCAGATCAGTGCCGAACTGGGGGTCTCTCAGATGCATGTGTCAAGGCTCCTGGCCCGGAGTTTCGCCAGACTGCGATCCGCAAACAGGATCGAGGCGTAG
- a CDS encoding MbtH family protein — translation MTYAVVVNAEEQYSIWPEGRELPSGWRYEGVRGDEQQCLDHIARVWTDLRPLSGRAR, via the coding sequence ATGACCTACGCCGTTGTCGTGAACGCTGAGGAGCAGTACTCCATCTGGCCGGAGGGCCGTGAGTTGCCGTCCGGCTGGCGATATGAAGGGGTGAGAGGCGACGAACAGCAGTGCCTCGACCACATCGCCCGCGTTTGGACCGATCTGAGGCCGCTCAGCGGGCGGGCCCGGTGA
- a CDS encoding Dabb family protein, with the protein MIRHLVLFKLNDGVERDDPRVVAGAEAFRALEGTIPELEFWECAWNITDRPIAYDFAINSAVADEAALKRYIEHPDHQAAAGQWREFATWVIADYPF; encoded by the coding sequence GTGATCCGCCATCTGGTCCTGTTCAAGCTGAACGACGGCGTCGAGCGGGACGACCCGAGGGTCGTCGCGGGTGCGGAGGCGTTCCGGGCGCTGGAAGGGACCATCCCGGAGCTGGAGTTCTGGGAGTGCGCCTGGAACATCACCGACCGGCCGATCGCGTACGACTTCGCCATCAACTCGGCGGTCGCGGACGAGGCCGCGCTGAAGCGTTACATCGAGCACCCGGACCATCAGGCGGCCGCCGGTCAGTGGCGTGAATTCGCCACCTGGGTGATCGCCGACTACCCGTTCTGA
- a CDS encoding BTAD domain-containing putative transcriptional regulator, translating to MHFRVLGPLEIWNGDIRVALSSARQRRLLAALLLSPNAMLPIPRLISALWEENPPTTATKQVQNCVSGLRERLTGYGSTSIETDGPGYRIQVDDEHLDLLRFRRGMNRARKLSAAGDLAKGAAEAGQALALWRGPVLDGIGTSSLADRTIGITEQGLVAFEECAEWKLSLGANDEVVNQLTQLVAQHPLRERLCAQLMVALGRSGRSAEALLVFHRLRRRLQAELGVGPAAEVQAAYESILRKDVTSSTQKARSGRHPHMREDGGAPGTNADAAPTQEAWADLPVASRTLALPHLGTVGPATPSDNRPETGPTVLRGSRQPPAPVWCGTLTNWRTAVDQAPKPPELGPATGGIIGPDDPRLLFHGNMRPVRTPAISSAELVVHRQLMANARRTRGRIGILVDGPANTGKSELLAWIGQNYERRINERYGPNVDRIPVIALSVPAKTGGSRDWPASFARFLGLDHEQPDRDPTDSVCYIMRHCHTQLVLIDGMERLEPGADTEHSLAFLKYISDETGATFVYCGRNSRAIVERMSSDHEKPLAEEQDRWHDHPLLMTSPLGFDRTGRERLHHIVNEFDKDLRLHNHQPGDLAMLASQLHRRSKGYMRALSQLICQAAQEAILTGEERITPALFEGLAVGKVIAI from the coding sequence GTGCATTTTCGCGTATTAGGTCCACTTGAGATATGGAATGGTGACATTCGGGTAGCGTTGTCCAGCGCGCGTCAAAGACGTCTGCTCGCGGCACTTCTACTGTCTCCTAATGCGATGCTGCCGATTCCGAGATTGATCTCGGCACTGTGGGAGGAGAATCCACCGACAACCGCGACAAAGCAGGTGCAGAACTGTGTGTCGGGACTTCGAGAACGGCTGACCGGGTACGGCAGTACGTCGATCGAGACGGACGGACCCGGCTACCGCATTCAAGTCGACGATGAACATCTGGACCTCTTACGCTTCCGCCGGGGTATGAACCGGGCACGGAAACTCAGCGCCGCCGGGGACCTGGCGAAAGGGGCAGCAGAGGCAGGCCAGGCACTGGCCCTGTGGCGCGGGCCCGTTCTGGACGGGATAGGCACGAGCTCGCTGGCCGACCGCACGATCGGCATCACGGAGCAGGGATTGGTCGCTTTCGAGGAATGCGCGGAGTGGAAGCTGTCGCTCGGCGCCAACGACGAAGTCGTCAATCAGCTGACGCAGTTGGTGGCCCAGCATCCGCTTCGGGAAAGACTCTGCGCCCAGCTGATGGTCGCGCTCGGCCGCAGTGGCCGTTCGGCGGAGGCACTGCTGGTCTTCCACCGGCTGCGCAGACGTCTGCAGGCGGAGTTGGGAGTGGGACCGGCCGCCGAGGTACAGGCCGCCTACGAGAGCATTCTCCGAAAAGACGTGACGTCTTCGACGCAGAAGGCCCGGTCCGGGCGCCACCCGCACATGCGCGAGGACGGCGGGGCGCCCGGCACCAACGCCGACGCCGCCCCAACGCAGGAGGCGTGGGCCGACCTTCCGGTGGCGTCACGCACCCTCGCGTTACCTCACCTGGGGACGGTCGGGCCGGCCACGCCGTCGGACAACCGGCCGGAGACGGGCCCGACCGTGCTCCGCGGGTCGCGGCAGCCACCCGCCCCCGTATGGTGCGGCACCCTGACCAATTGGCGCACCGCGGTCGACCAGGCGCCGAAACCCCCGGAGCTGGGCCCGGCCACGGGCGGCATCATCGGCCCGGACGATCCGCGACTGCTCTTCCACGGCAATATGCGGCCGGTCCGCACCCCGGCGATAAGCTCCGCCGAACTGGTGGTGCACAGACAGCTCATGGCGAACGCCCGGCGGACGCGTGGACGGATCGGAATCCTCGTCGACGGCCCCGCGAACACCGGGAAAAGCGAACTGCTGGCGTGGATCGGACAGAACTACGAAAGGCGAATAAACGAGCGCTACGGGCCGAACGTCGACCGCATTCCGGTCATAGCCCTCAGCGTTCCGGCCAAAACCGGGGGCAGCCGTGACTGGCCGGCCTCCTTCGCCCGCTTCCTCGGCCTGGACCACGAACAACCGGACCGTGATCCAACCGACTCGGTCTGCTACATCATGAGGCACTGCCACACCCAGTTGGTCCTCATCGACGGGATGGAACGCCTCGAACCCGGTGCGGACACGGAACACTCGCTCGCATTCCTCAAGTACATCAGTGACGAGACCGGGGCGACCTTCGTCTACTGCGGCCGCAACAGCCGCGCCATCGTGGAGAGGATGTCGTCCGACCACGAGAAGCCGCTCGCGGAGGAACAGGATCGCTGGCATGACCATCCCCTGTTGATGACCAGCCCCCTCGGGTTCGACCGGACAGGAAGAGAGCGCCTCCACCACATCGTCAACGAGTTCGACAAGGATCTACGCCTCCACAACCACCAGCCCGGCGACCTGGCCATGCTCGCCTCCCAGCTGCACCGGCGGAGCAAGGGCTACATGCGCGCCCTGTCGCAGCTCATCTGCCAGGCGGCTCAGGAGGCCATCCTCACGGGTGAGGAACGCATCACCCCGGCGCTCTTCGAGGGGCTGGCGGTCGGCAAGGTCATCGCCATCTGA
- a CDS encoding TrmH family RNA methyltransferase, producing the protein MFEHLRHKPGTPLLRNRELVIACSAFRSRVNLSSVVRTAGCCGVERIIACGNVKLDPKIARDGAENVEIEMRRSLPPVLKKMREDGYTIIALEQATHSKSLHEISFPRKAVIVLGNERTGLKEDELACVDECVEIPVWGSPHSYNVATAGAMAMYEYCRQFPTG; encoded by the coding sequence ATGTTCGAACACCTCCGCCATAAGCCGGGCACCCCTCTGCTCCGTAACCGCGAGCTCGTCATCGCGTGCTCGGCGTTTCGCAGCCGTGTGAATCTGTCCAGCGTGGTGCGGACGGCGGGGTGCTGCGGAGTCGAGCGGATCATCGCCTGCGGCAATGTGAAACTCGACCCGAAGATCGCGCGCGACGGTGCCGAGAACGTCGAGATCGAAATGCGCCGGAGCCTTCCGCCGGTGCTGAAGAAGATGCGCGAGGACGGTTACACCATCATCGCGCTCGAACAGGCCACCCATTCGAAGAGCCTGCACGAGATCAGCTTCCCCCGTAAGGCGGTCATCGTCCTCGGAAACGAGCGGACCGGCCTCAAGGAGGACGAGCTCGCGTGTGTGGACGAGTGCGTGGAGATCCCGGTCTGGGGCTCCCCGCACAGCTACAACGTCGCCACGGCCGGCGCCATGGCGATGTACGAGTACTGCAGGCAGTTCCCGACGGGCTGA